TGACGAGATCGCACAGGCGTCGGTCCGCGTCTCGACCGAGCTGCTCTCGCTGGTGCCCACCTTGAAGCGGGCCCCGCTGCAGGCGTTCGCGCGACTCCACGCGCTGGCTGCTGCCGGGTCGTTGTCGGCAGCGGAGCTCGGGCGTCCGCGTTCGGCCGAGGCTGCTGCCGGGTTGCAACAGCTCGCCGGCACGCTGCTCGCTCCCACGACCGCTCCCGCGATGCTGGTCGCGGCGATCGTGCATGCCGACCTGGCGACCTCTGCGCCGTTCGCCTCGCACAACGGGATCGTGGCTCGCGCGGCCGAGAGGCTCGTGCTCGTGGCGCGCGGCGTCGACGAGAAGTCGCTGCTGGTGCCCGAGGAGGGACACCGGTTCTTCCGCGACGAGTACGAGTCCAACCTGCGCGCCTACGCCAACGCTCCGGGTGTCTCGGGTGTCCACGCCTGGCTGCTCTACGCCGCCGAGGCCTACTCCAAGGGCGCTGAGGCGTCTCCCGTTCGCCGCTGACCTCGCCCGGACATGCGAGCGGCACCGGTCTCGTTGAGGTGCCGGTGCCGCCGCTGACACGTGATCCACAATGGTTACCAAGCGTGCATTGTCAATTGCTGCCTCGGACCCAGTGTCCGATGGATCAGCGCCCTGTTAAGAAGGGTGAGTCGCCGCGTGGGTGCCACGTTCACGTGCGGTCTGGAGTTGTGACTCCATGTGTACGCCGCATTCCGGCGCAACTCAAGGCTTGACCTTCCGGGCGGGGAGGCGCATGCTTCCGACCCCGTTTCCCGGGGCCGTGCGCGCGCTCAGACGGCGTGGTTGCGGCGGCGGTAGCTGACCACGATGGCGCCACCGACGGCGACAACTCCGCCCACTGCCAGGGCCGCCAGGGTCGGCTTCGTGGCCGGCAGCTTCATCCGGCTCTGCAGGGCGACGGGCTTGGTGAAGACCAGCACGGGCCAGCCCTCCTTGGCCGCCAGCTTGCGCAGGTCCTTGTCCGGGTTGACCGCGTAGGCGTGGCCGACGGCCTTCAGCATCGGCGCGTCGGTGATCGAGTCGCTGTAGGCGTAGCAGTGGTCGAGGTCGTAGCCGCGCTGCTCAGCGAGCTCGCGGACCGCCGACGCCTTGTTCTCGGCGTACGCGTAGTAGTCGATCTCGCCGGTGTACTTGCCGTCGGCAACCGCCAGCTGGGTGGCGACGACGTGGTCGGCGCCGAGCATCGCACCGATCGGCTCGACGACCTCCGTGCCCGACGTCGACACGATGATCACGTCGCGTCCGGCGAGGTGGTGCTCCTCGATCAGGGAGACGGCCTCGTCGTAGACCATCGGGTCGACGATGTTGTGCAGGGTGTCCGCGACGATCTCCTTGACGGTGGCGACCGGCCAACCCGTCACGAGCTCGGACATGAAGGAGCGCAGCTTCTCCATCTGGTCGTGGTCCGCGCCGCCGACCAGGTAGACGAACTGGGCGTAGGCACCACGGAGCATCACACGGCGCGAGATCAGACCGCCGGCCTGGAACTGGCGGTTGAAGGCGAGCGCACTCGACTTGGCGATGATCGTCTTGTCGAGGTCGAAGAAGGCGGCCGTGCGGCGCACCGGGGAGGACATGTTTCCGAGTCTAGGGTCGCGTTCCTCGCTGTGTGGACATTTGTCCAGTCACCTCGCGTTGTTCACCTGATCGACCGATAACCGGGCTTGCCTGCGGCCGAGGCGATCCGGAGTTCTGGCCACTATCCGTGCACAGGCTGGTGCCTGGGCACGCAATCCACCGTCGGTACGCCGCGCGGCCCACGCCGGCGCCAGCCGGATCAGGCTCGTGCCATGGACGCTTCGATGACCCCGACACCTCCGTTGCCGGCCCTGATCGTCACCCGTGACGAGCGGTTGCTCGACGAGCTGCTCCGGCTCGCGGCCGCCGCCGGGGCTGTCCCTGAAGTCGCGTCCGACGCGGGAGGGTCGCTCCGGTCGTGGAGGGTCGCGCCTCTGGTCCTCGTCGGCACCGATCTCGCGCCCGACCTGGTCAGGCTCGGTCCGCCACCCCGCGCCGGGGTGCATCTGGTCGGGTGGGCCGGCATCGCTGACGAGGCGTTCCGGCACGCGGTGGCGCTCGGAGCCGAGCAGGTCAGTGAGCTGCCGGGGTCGGATGCCTGGCTCCTGGAGCTGCTGGCCGAGTCCGTCGACGGACCGACCGCGCCGGCGCTCACGGTCGGAGTGCTCGGGGGCTCCGGCGGCGCGGGGGCGACGACGTTCGCCTGCGCGCTCGGGCTGGTGGCGGCTGCGTCCGGTCCTGCCTGCCTCCTCGACACCGATCCCTGCGGGCCCGGGGTCGACCGCGTGCTTGGCTTCGACCGCCTGGACGGCGCGCGCTGGGAGGCGCTCGAGCAGACCACGGGGCGGGTGGGTGCCCGCTCGTTGCGGGAGACGTTGCCCCGCCGACACGGTCTCGGGGTCCTCACCTGGGCGGCCGGGCCACGGTCCGCCCCGCAACCCTTCGCCGTGCGGGAGGCGCTCGCGGCGGCGGGGCGTGGCCACCCCACGGTTGTCGTCGACCTGGCCAGGTCCGGTCCCGTGACCGAGGACGCCGTGGGCCGGCTCGGACATGTCCTGGTGGTCGTCCGCCCGACGCTGCCCGGTCTTGCGGCGGCGTCGCGACAGGTCGCGACACTTCGTGACTCCACATCCGTCGGGCTCGTGGTCCGGGGTGACCGCGTCGACGACCGGGCAGTGAGCCGGGTTGTGCGCGCGCCGGTCATCGCCACCATGCCGGATCAGCGCGGCCTCGACGAAGCGATCGATCTCGGACGGGGCCCGCTGTGGACCCGCCGCAGCATGCTGTCGCGCACGGCGACGTCGGTGCTCCGCGACCTGCGGACGGCGTGATGGACGGCGTCGCCGGTGGCGAGCAGAGCGGCCGGGGCCAGGTGCCGCTGGACCTTCTCGACGAGGTGCGGGGGCGGCTGGCCCACTCGGGCACCTCCGGTTCGCCGCACGAGGTCGCTGTCGCCCTCCGCGCTGCTGGCCGACCGGTCGGAGACGCGATGGTGCTGGCGGTCCATGAGGCGCTCCGTGCCGAGTCGGTCGGGGCCGGTCCCCTCGAGGCGGTCATCGCGTTGCCCGGCGTCACCGATGTCCTGGTCAACGGCCCCGCCGAGGTCTGGTTCGACCGGGGCGCCGGGCTCGAGCGGGCCGAGGTCCGTTTCGCCGATGAGGCCGCAGTGCGACGGCTTGCGCAGCGGTTGGCGGCGGGAGGTGGCAGGCGGCTCGACGACGCCGCGCCTTGTGTCGACGTCCGGCTTCCCGACGGGATCCGCTGCCATGCGGTGCTCGCTCCGATCGCGCGGCCCGGCACCGTGATCTCGCTCCGTGTGCCGCATCGGCTCGGCCTCACGCTCGACGACCTCGCAGATCGCGACACCCTTGCCCCCGGTGCACTACGGCTCGTTCGCCGGTTGCTCGCTGCCCGGGTGGCGTTCCTGATCAGCGGCGGCACCGGGTCCGGCAAGACGACCCTGCTGGGCGCGATGCTGGCCGCCGCCCCCTCGTCGGAGCGGCTCGTCATCGTCGAGGACGCCGCCGAGCTGGCGCCCGCTCACCCTCATCTGGTGAGCCTCGAGGCACGTCCGGCCAACATCGAAGGAGTCGGCGAGGTCCCACTCCGCGCGCTCGTCCGTCAGGCCCTGCGCATGCGTCCTGACCGACTCGTCGTCGGAGAGGTGCGTGGCGGCGAAGTCGTTGATCTGCTTGCAGCCCTCAACACCGGACACGAGGGCGGCTGCGGCACCCTGCACGCCAACTCGGCCGCGGATGTCCCGGCGCGCGTCGAGGCACTCGCTCTCGCCGCCGGTCTGGACCGAGCGGCCGTCCACAGCCAGTTCGCCTCCGCGATCGGAGCAGTGCTCCACCTCGTGCGGGACGGGCCGGTCCGACGGCTCGCAGAGATCGGGGTCCCGGTCCGCGATGTCGGCGGACTGGTGCGGGTTGAGCAGGCTGTGCGGTTCGCCGCCGATGGGTCCGCGCAGGCCGGCCCTGGTGCGGACCTCCTCGCGGAGCGCCTCGGATGACGGTCCACGTGGCAGCTGTGCTCGCGGCGGGCCTGGCCGGCAGTGCGGCAGCCCTCGCCATCGCTCCCCGTGGCACGGGCGCTCCGCTTCTCGGCGCCGATGAGCGACTCTGGCTGGCGCGTGGCTGGCCCGCTCTCCTCGTCGTGCTGCTGGCCGGAGGGTGGTGGCTCTCGCGATCGACTGATCCGGGCTTGCCGCTGCGGCTGGTGGGACCGGGCGCCGTCCTGGTCGCCGCGAGCGGCGGCGTGCTGGCCCTGCGCCAGGCGGGTGTCCGGAGGTCGGCGCGGCACGACACGGCCGCGCGGGTGCTGGAGGCGTGTGACGAGATCGCCGGGGAGCTGTCGGCAGGTGTCGCGCCCGGTCAGGCGCTCGAGCGCGCGGCTGTGCGCTGGCCCGCTCTCTCCCCCGTGGCCTCCGCGCAGCGGTTCGGCGGGTCGGTGCCCCATGCGCTGCGAGCGCTCTCCGGCCGGCCGGGGGCTGGCGATCTCGCGCTCATTGCTGCTGCGTGGCAGCTCACGGAGCGGTCGGGTGGCGGTCTTGCCGAAGCCCTGGCATCCGTCGCCGAGGGGCTGCGCCAGCAGCAGCGCACTCGGCGTGTGGTTGCGGCCGAGCTGTCGTCAGCGCGGGCCACGGCGCGCCTGATCGCTGTGCTGCCCGCGTTGACGCTGGCCACCGGATCCGGGGTCGGGAGTCCGCTCGGATTCCTGTTCGGGACGCCGGCCGGGCTGCTCTGCCTCGCCGGCGGACTCTGCCTCGGGTTCCTCGGACTGGGGTGGATCGAGCGCATCGCCGCTGCCCTGGAGCAGGAGACGTGATGGACGTGTGGGCCGCGATCGCGGTGGCCAGCGCGACAGGCGGCGCGGCGCTCCTGGTGCGGCCGCGGTTGCGGATCCCCGCGGCTGCGCCCGCTGTGGTTGGCGTGCGGACGCCCGACAGCGGTCTGCTGCGGCGCGGGCGAGCGCTGTGGGCGGCCCTCGCCGGCTGCGCTGGCTGGCTGTTCCTGCCCGGCGCCCTGGGTGGCCTGGCGGCGATCGTCCTGGCCTACGCCGTGTGGACAGTGGCCGCGCGTGCCGAGCCACCCGGCGCCCGTCGTCGGCGTGAGGAGGTCCGGCGGGGACTTCCGCATGTCACGCGCCTCCTCGCGATTGCGCTGGCCGGGGGCCAGGCGGTGCCCGCCGCGCTCGCGCAGGTTGCTGCCGCACTGCCCGGTCCGGCTTCCGAGGACCTGGCAGCCGCCCGCTCGCGCCTGGCCATCGGCGTGCCTTCCCAGCGGGTGTGGGCGGAGCTGTCGTCGGTGCCCGGCCTCGAGGCGCTCGGTCGGGTGTTCGCGCGCGCCGAGGTCAGCGGTGCGCAGGTTGCCGACGTGGTCTCCCGCCTGGCCGATGAGCTGGCCGCGGAGGCGCGGGCCGGTGTGGAGGACCGGGCCCGCTCGGTCGGCATCAAGGCAGCGGTGCCGCTCGGTCTGTGCCTGTTGCCGGCGTTCCTGTTGCTCGGGATCGTGCCGGTCGTTGCCGCAGCCGTCACCGCGCTGCGTTGGTAGGCGTCCGGTTTCTCTCCACAGCGCACGGCCCTGGGCAGTCGTGCACAGCCGGGTCCCGGATGACTCCGCCGCACGCCCGATCCGCCGAGGCTGGACGTGTGGTCGCGAGAGGCGCGACCCGAGCGAAGGAGACGTCATGGAGCGCACGCGGGACGAGCAGGGCATCACCACAGCGGAGTACGCCGTGGGCACGGCAGCAGGCGCGGGGCTGGCCGGGCTGCTCTATCAGCTGCTGACGGGCGGCTTCGGCGACGAGTTGCTGCGCACGCTGTTCGAGCACGTGCTCGGGCTGCTGGGCATCGGCTGACGAGTCGGTCATGAGGCCGGTCATGAGGAGGGATGAGCGCGGCGCGGTCACCGCCGAGATCGCTCTCGCGCTCCCTGTGCTCGCAGCCGTCCTGCTGGCGATGGTGTGGTTGCTGACCCTCGGGCTGGCCCAGATGCGGGTCACCGATGCTGCGCGCGAGGCGGCGCGCGCAGCGGCGCGGGGCGACGGGACCGCCCGTGCCGAGCAGCTGGCGCGCACGGCTGCGCCGGGAGCGCGGGTCGAGGTGGTCACCGAAGGCGGCGTGGTCAAGGTCCGGGTGAGCACCGTCCAGCGCCCACCCGGCGGGCTCCTCGGCCATCTGGGTGAGGCCACGTTGAGCGCCGAGGCGGAGGGCCTGGTCGAAGGCGTGAGCGGGGGTGCCGACCCATGACGGGGACCAGGTCCCGACGCGACGATGACGGAGCGGCCAGTGTCCTGGTGGTCGCGCTCACCGGACTCCTGGTCCTGATCGGCATGGCGTCCGCGTTCCTGGTCGCCACCGTCGCGGCGCACCGCCGGGTGCAGTCAGCTGCCGACCTGGCTGCGTTGGCCGGTGCCACGACCGCTCAGCCCGGCCGTGCGGTGAGCTCGCTTCCCGGGGACGTGATCGCCGGAGATCCGTGTGAGGCGGCCGCCCGGATCGCGGCCGGCAACGGTGCGCGGCTCACGAGCTGTCGGGTCCTGGCATCCGACGTCCTGGTGACGACCGTGCTCGACGGCCCGCGCTTCCTCGGCCAGAGCTGGCAGCTGAGGGGACAGGCCCGCGCCGGTCCGGGTGGTTCGGGGTGACGGAGGTGATTCAGGCCGAGAGCAGCAGGTCGAGCAGCAGGATCGCGCCGGCCTTGTCGAGCGGGTTGTTCTGGTTGCCGCACTTGGGTGACTGCACGCACGACGGGCAGCCCTCACTGCAGGCGCAGCCCTGGATCGCGTCGCGGGTCGCGGTGAGCCACTCCCGGGCGACGGCGTAACCCCGCTCCGCGAAACCTGCACCTCCCGGGTGGCCGTCATGGACGAAGACGGTCAGCTGGCCGGTGTCCGGATGGAGCGCGGTCGAGACGCCGCCGATGTCCCAGCGGTCGCAGGTCGCGAAGAGTGGCAGGAGACCGATGGAGGCGTGCTCCGCAGCGTGGGCAGCACCGGGCAGGTCGCCCTGCTCCAGCGGGGAGTCCTGCCAGACGTGGGCCGGGACGGTCCACCAGACGGCTGTCGTCGGCAGGGTGCGTCGGGGGAGATCGAGCGGCTCCTCGCCGATGACCTCTCCGGAGGGTTGCCGGCGGCGGAGATAGGAGACGACCTGGTGCGACACCTCGACGTCGCCGAAGGCGAGCCGACAGTCGCCCCAGGCCTCGTGGGCGCGTTCGCCGACGATGCGGATGTCGGTCACCTCGCGGGCAGAGGTCGACCAGTCGGGATCGGCCCGTTCCAGGAAGGCGACGTTGCTCTCCAGGTCGAGCTGCTCGACCAGCCAGGTCTCGCCGCGGTGAACGTAGATCGCTCCCGGGTGGGCGGTGCCGTGGACAGAGCCGGCGTCGACCGTGCCGATGACGCGACCGCTGGAGCTCTCCACGAGCTGCACCGGCGACCCGCCTGCGGAGCGGATGTCGGCGAGGTCGGAGGCGCGGCGGTGGTCGGTCCAGAACCACGCGGCTGCGCGCCGACGGAGCAGACCACCGGCGGTCAGCGCGTCGACCGCTGCGCGGGCGGTCGGTCCGAAGAGTGGCAGGTCTGCCTCGGTGAGCGGCTGCTCCTCGGCGGCCGCGCACAGGTGCGGGCCGAGGACATAGGGGTTCGACGGATCGAAGACGCTCGCCTCGACAGGGCGGCCGAGAAGCGCGGCGGGGTGCTGGACGAGGTAGGTGTCGAGGGGGTCGTCGCGCGCCACCAGGATGGCGAGCGCATCGCCGCCGCCCCTCCCCGCGCGTCCGACCTGCTGCCACAACGCTGCCCGGGTCCCGGGGAACCCGGCCAGCAGGACGGCATCCAGACCGCTCACGTCGATGCCGAGCTCGAGTGCGTTGGTTGCCGCCAACCCGAGGAGCTCGCCACTGCGCAACGCCGCCTCGATCTCGCGGCGCTCCTCCGGCAGGTAGCCACCCCGGTATGCGGCCACCCTCGACGGCAGCGACGGATCAACCTCCGCGAGCAGCCCTGCCGCGGTCATCGCCACCTGCTCGGCTCCACGGCGGGAGCGGATGAAGGCCAGCGTGCGCACTCCTTCGGCGACGAGGTCGGCGAGCAGGTCTGCTGTCTCGGAGCTCGCGGCTCGCCGGACGGGGGCGCCGTTCTCCCCGGCGTACGACGTGAAGGGGGGCTCCCACAACGCCAGCGAGACCTGCCCGCGAGGGGACGCGTCGTCGGTGACCGCGGTCGCGGGCAGCCCGATCAGGCGCTCTGCCAAGGCCTCTGGATCAGCCACGGTTGCGCTGGCCAGCACGAAGGTCGGCGAGGCGCCGTAGATCGCGCAGATGCGCCGCAACCGCCGCAGGACGTGCGCGACGTGTGCACCGAAGACGCCGCGGTAGTGGTGGCACTCGTCGATGACGACGTAGTCCAGGCCGCGCAGGAAGCGGCCCCACCGCGCGTGCGCGGGGAGCAGCGAGCGGTGGAGCATGTCGGGGTTGGTGAGGAGGTACTCGCCGCGGTCGCGTGCCCAGTCCCGCTGCTCACGTGTGCTGTCGCCGTCGTGGGTGGTCGCCCAGACGCCGGTGCCGAGGTCGAGGATCGCGGAGAGCTGGTCCTGAGCGAGTGCCTTGGTGGGGGCGAGGTAGAGCGCAGTCGCTCCCCGCTCGCCGCGCGAGCCACGTCCGTTGAGGATCGCCGACAGCGCGGGCAGCTGGTAGGCGAGGGACTTGCCCGAGGCGGTGCCGGTCGCCAGCACCACGTGCCTCCCCGAGTACGCCGCGTCGGCAGCCGCGACTTGATGGGCCCACGGCAGCACGACCCCACGTCGCACCAGGGCGGCCTGGACATCGGGGTGGACCCAGTCGGGCCACGCCGTGGTCCGGGCGATGCGGGGCGGCAGCACCTCGAGGTGGGCCAGCCGGTCAGCCCGCGCCGGGGTCGCCAGCCGGTCGACAAGTGCCGCGATGCCGCCGCCGCCTCCCGGCGGAGGTGTCGGGCTGCTCGTCGAGGTCACTGCACCAGTGTCCCAAGCACCACTGACAGGCTGATGCGGGAGGCCCGATCGTGGTTTGATGGGTCCGTGGATCTCAGCCTGCGCACCAGCGAACTCGACGGTGTCACCGTCGTCGCGGTTGAGGGCGAGATCGACGTCTACACGGCGCCGCGTCTCCGCGACCGGATCACCGAGCTGGTCGGAGAAGGCGCCTACCAGCTCGTCGTGGATCTCGAGGGGGTCGACTTCCTCGACTCGACCGGTCTCGGCGTCCTTGTCGGCGGCCTGAAGAAGGTCCGTGCGCATGGCGGTTCGCTCCAGCTGGTGTGCACCCAGGAGCGTCTGCTGAAGATCTTCCGCATCACCGGTCTCGCCAAGGTCTTCGCCATCCACGGCGACACCGAAGCAGCCGTCGCCTCGCTCGTCAGCTGACCAGCAAGCAAGCCCTGCTCTCCAGGGCTCCCACGCGGTTCGCCCCTGTCGCGACGGCGATTTCCGTGCGTATTGTGGCCAGCACTGTGTAACGCAGATCACATGAGCCCCTCACATCCCGAGGTGAACGCATGGCCACATCAGCAGCGGTCGATCTGACTGGATCCGACCTCAACCTCGTTCTCGTCGTCGGTGCTGTTGCGCTCGGCGCACTCGTGATGGCGGCCGTCTTCCGACGACAGGTGCTGGCCGCTCCCGAGGGCACGCCGGGCATGCAGGAGATCGCGCGCGCGGTGCAGGAGGGAGCGGATGCCTACCTGCGACGGCAGTTCCGCACCCTTGCGGCATTCGCCGTCGTCGCGTTCTTCCTGCTCCTGGCGCTGCCGGCCGACGACCTCGGCGTACGTCTCGGGCGCTCGGCGTTCTTCCTCGTCGGGGCTGGCTTCTCCGCCACGATCGGCTACCTCGGCATGTGGCTGGCGGTCCGCTCCAACGTCCGCGTGGCCGCGGCCGCCGACGCACCTGACGGCGCGGGCCGCGAGCCGGCGATGAACATCGCGTTCCGCACGGGTGCGTTCGTCGGCATGGCAACTGTCGGCCTGGGCCTGCTGGGCGCGAGCGTCGTCGTCCTCCTGTACGCCGGCCAGGCGCCCCACGTCCTCGAGGGCTTCGGCTTCGGTGCCGCACTGCTCGCGATGTTCATGCGCGTCGGCGGTGGCATCTTCACCAAGGCCGCCGACGTCGGTGCCGACCTGGTCGGCAAGGTCGAGCAGAACATCCCCGAGGACGACCCCCGCAACGCGGCAACGATCGCCGACAACGTGGGCGACAACGTCGGCGACTGCGCCGGCATGGCCGCCGACCTCTTCGAGTCGTACGCCGTGACGCTGGTCGCCGCGCTGATCCTCGGCTCCGCGGCGTTCGGAGTGAAGGGGCTGGTGTTTCCGCTCCTGGTGCCCGCCATCGGCGCGCTCACCGCGGTCGTCGGCATCTACCTCTGCCGCCCGCGCGCCGGGGAGAACGGCCTCAAGACGATCAACCGCGCCTTCTACCTCTCCGCGGGTCTCGGCGGCGTCGCCTGCACGGTGCTCGCGTTCGTCTACCTGCCCACGACCTTCGCCGGCCTCGGTCCGGCGGCCAGCGTGGTCAGCGACCTCGACAAGCTCACGGGCACGGGCGACCTCCCGACCATCAACCCGGCCCTCGTCGCCGCGTCCGCGGTGCTCATCGGCATCGTGCTCGCGGCCGTGATCCTCGCGCTGACCGGCCACTACACCGGCACCGAGCACGCCCCGGTGCAGGAGGTCGCGCGGACCTCGATCACCGGCGCAGCGACTGTGATCCTGTCCGGCCTGAGCGTCGGTTTCGAGTCGGCGGTCTACACGACGATGGTGATCGGGGCCGCGGTCTTCGGTGCCTTCGCCCTCGGCTCGGGGTCGCTCTCCATCGCCCTCTTTGCGGTGGCGCTGACCGGCTGCGGCCTGCTCACCACCGTCGGCGTGATCGTTGCGATGGACACCTTCGGCCCGGTCTCCGACAACGCCCAGGGCATCGCGGAGATGTCCGGGGAGGTCCATGAGAGTGGCGCCCAGGTCCTGACCGAGCTCGACGCCGTCGGCAACACCACGAAGGCGATCACCAAGGGCATCGCGATCGCGACCGCAGTGCTCGCAGCCAGCGCGCTCTTCGGTTCCTACGTCGGCTCGGTGATCGAGGAGCTCAAGGACGTCCAGGGCGCCTACCAGCTGACCTTCAACGTGTTCAGCCCGGACGTCCTCGTCGGTCTCCTCATCGGCGTGAGCGTCGTCTTCCTCTTTGCCGGCCTCGCGATCAACGCCGTCGGCCGTGCAGCCGGTGCGGTCGTCATGGAGGTGCGCCGCCAGTTCCGCGAGATCCCCGGGATCATGGAGGGCACGGGTCGTCCCGAGTACGGCAAGGTCGTCGACATCGTCACGCGTGACTCGCTGCGCGAGCTCGCGACCCCGGGCATCCTCGCAGTGCTCGCTCCCGTAGCGGTCGGCTTCGGCCTCGGAGTTGGCCCACTGGCCGGCTTCCTGGCTGGTGCGATCGGCGCGGGCACGCTCATGGCGGTCTTCCTGGCCAACGCGGGCGGCGCGTGGGACAACGCCAAGAAGCTGGTCGAGGACGGCCACTACGGCGGCAAGGGCTCCTCGGCACACGAGGCGACGATCATCGGCGACACCGTCGGCGACCCGTTCAAGGACACCGCGGGCCCGGCCATCAACCCGTTGATCAAGGTGATGAACCTGGTCTCGCTGCTCATCGTCGGCGCGGTCGTGTCGATGACCCTCGGCGACGACGCCAACCGCCCGCTGTCGCTCGTGATCGCAGGCGTGGCGCTGGCGATCATCGTCGGCGCGGTCGCCGCGTCCAAGCGGCGCACGAGTGTGATCACCGACGAGCCGCCCGCTGCCGGTCCGCTGCATCCGCGATCGGGTGACGCCGAGGCGCACGCGACCCCCGGTGCCCACGAGCCGCCGAAGTCGCGCCGCGGCATGGTGCGTTCCCGCCCCGGCCCGGAGTAGCTTTCGATGGTCCCCAACGACAGGACCCTTTCCCGCACGATTGGGGTCCTCCCGTTGGGGACTATCGGGGGAGTCGGGGAGGATGTGCCTGTGACCGACGCTGCCGACTCCTTCATCGCTGCCCTGCGCGACGCGCTCTCCGACGCCGACTACACGTACGACGGGGTCGCGGAGTTGCTCGGCCCGACGGCTCACCAGGCTCTGTCGCGCAACGAGACGGTGCCCGGCCTGCGGCGTACTCGCGGCGGCAGCCCGCTGGAGACCCTCACTCGGCTCTTCCTGCTGCAGTCGACCGTGTCGGTGGCGGAAGCCGAGAAGGCGCTGCCCGGTCTGGTCGACCGGCTCTGTGTCGAGGGCGTCCTCGAGCGCAGCCTGAGCGAGGTCGCGGCGCGGCTCGACGTGCGGCCCTACGCCGACGACGACCACGACTCCTGGGTGATCAGCGACCTGACGCCCGGCCTCGACGGCACGCCCAACAAGGTCGGTGCCAACCACGTCCTCGGCATCTCCAGTGCCTCGACCTCCCTCGCGCAGCTCACGCTGCGCCACGACGTCGGCTCTGCCCTCGACCTCGGCACCGGTTGCGGCGTCCAGGCGCTGCACCTCGCCACCCACGCGGACCGCGTTGTGGCCACCGACGTCAACCGGCGCGCGCTCTGGATCGCCGAGCTCAACGCGCGTCTCAACGAGTCGCCCAACGTCGAGGTCCGCGACGGCTCCTTCTTCGAGCCGGTGCGCGGCGAGACGTTCGACCTGATCGCCACCAACCCGCCGTTCGTGATCTCGCCGGCGACCGGCGAGCGCCTCGTCTATCGCGACTCCGGCCTGCCCGGCGACCGCGTGGTCGAGGACATCGTCCGGGCAGCGCCGACGTTCCTCAACGAGGGTGGCTGGTGCCAGATCCTGGCCAACTGGGTGATCGCCGAGGGCACGCCCTGGGACGAGCGCCTGGCCGGCTGGCTCGACGGGACCTGCGACGCGTTCGTCGTCCAGCGCGAGGTACTCGACCCCGCGTCGTACGTCGAGCTGTGGCTCAAGGACGCCGGTCTGCAGAACACCGCCGACTACGTCTACCGCTACGACACCTGGCTCGGCTGGTTCGAGAAGCAGGGCATCGAGGCGGTCGGCTTCGGCTGGATCAACCTCCGCAAGCGTCCGGAGTCCGCAATCAGTCACGGGGGCGAGGCGACCTACCGCCTCGAGGAGTGGCCGTACGACGTCGAGCAGCCCATCGCCCCCGCGATCGCCTCCTGGGGTGCCGCGGTGGACGTGCTCGCCGGCCTGACCGATGACGAGGCGCTGCTCGCTGCGCACCTGGTTGCCCGCGAGGATCTCCAGCAGGAGACCGTCGGAGCACCCGGCGCTGAGGACCCGCACACGGTGGTGCTGCGCCAGCAGCGCGGCTTCCGCCGAGCCCGCAAGGCGGACACGGTCGAGGCGGCTCTGGTCGGTGCCTGCGACGGCGAGCTGTCCGTCGGCCAGATCATCGACGCGCTCGCGCAGCTGCTGGACGCCGACGCTGGTGCCACCCGCGATGCCTACCTGGGTGCGGTCCGCGAGCTCATCGCCGAAGGCTTCCTCGAGCTCGCCTGACGCTCCAGCGGATGGGCATCACAGACGAACGGCACTGGAATCCGACGAAAGGCGCGCTACTGTGAGCCGCCGTGGGCGCCCTCGAGTCGCGCTGGGCGCCACAGGTCGCGCAGGAAGTCGCGCAGGAAGCAGAGCGTTCGTGGCACACAAGC
This genomic interval from Nocardioides cavernaquae contains the following:
- a CDS encoding DUF7059 domain-containing protein: MTDAADSFIAALRDALSDADYTYDGVAELLGPTAHQALSRNETVPGLRRTRGGSPLETLTRLFLLQSTVSVAEAEKALPGLVDRLCVEGVLERSLSEVAARLDVRPYADDDHDSWVISDLTPGLDGTPNKVGANHVLGISSASTSLAQLTLRHDVGSALDLGTGCGVQALHLATHADRVVATDVNRRALWIAELNARLNESPNVEVRDGSFFEPVRGETFDLIATNPPFVISPATGERLVYRDSGLPGDRVVEDIVRAAPTFLNEGGWCQILANWVIAEGTPWDERLAGWLDGTCDAFVVQREVLDPASYVELWLKDAGLQNTADYVYRYDTWLGWFEKQGIEAVGFGWINLRKRPESAISHGGEATYRLEEWPYDVEQPIAPAIASWGAAVDVLAGLTDDEALLAAHLVAREDLQQETVGAPGAEDPHTVVLRQQRGFRRARKADTVEAALVGACDGELSVGQIIDALAQLLDADAGATRDAYLGAVRELIAEGFLELA